A window of the Sabethes cyaneus chromosome 1, idSabCyanKW18_F2, whole genome shotgun sequence genome harbors these coding sequences:
- the LOC128745121 gene encoding exosome complex component RRP45 produces MKERLLSNSEKLFVQRAVLESTRVDGRSIDEFRKLRINFGSEWGSVHVSLGETRVLAQVSCEVVTPRATRPNEGTLFINVELGPMAAAHFEPARQSEASVQLNRILERAIKDSGCVDLESLCLVADEKVWNLRVDVNVLNHEGNIIDCASVAALTALAHFKRPDVSLNGEEVVIHTIYERDPIPVSINHFPICVSYGIFNKGKIAIADPTNLEERVAEAKIVFGMNSYGELCGIHLGGITLTSSDVLLRTASKAAKRARTIVQKIKDNIQEDADKRKKNEPIGFSECIRHSEITALVQDRLYIRLKRFKLDKNDQNSETEVMEQSSQDEDKSDEDVVKKSEAEQEDEQMEDETIVSLPNNSVVLLPKASDASNQWIPEDEMGTEENARKSIKKQNKKKKKKRSKEAIARMNDIEGSSSSEDETCMLTSDDINR; encoded by the exons ATGAAAGAGCGTTTGTTATCCAATAGTGAAAAATTATTTGTACAACGAGCTGTGCTCGAGTCTACG AGAGTTGATGGTCGTTCTATAGACGAGTTTCGTAAGTTACGTATTAATTTCGGTTCCGAATGGGGCAGTGTTCATGTGTCCCTAGGTGAGACACGAGTTCTAGCACAGGTCAGTTGTGAGGTAGTAACACCAAGAGCAACAAGGCCCAACGAAGGGACACTGTTTATTAATGTTGAATTAGGCCCGATGGCAGCAGCTCATTTTGAGCCGGCTCGGCAGTCAGAAGCCAGTGTTCAACTAAACCGAATCCTGGAAAGAGCCATTAAAGACTCTGGTTGTGTGGATTTAGAGTCACTTTGTCTCGTAGCGGATGAAAAAGTTTGGAACTTGCGAGTGGATGTAAATGTCCTTAACCACGAGGGTAATATAATAGATTGTGCTTCTGTTGCAGCGCTAACCGCTTTAGCACACTTCAAAAGACCTGATGTAAGCTTAAATGGGGAGGAAGTTGTCATACATACAATATACGAAAGAGATCCAATTCCAGTTAGTATCAACCATTTCCCAATTTGCGTAAGCTATGGAATTTTTAATAAGGGGAAAATAGCAATTGCCGATCCAACAAATTTGGAGGAGCGCGTAGCAGAAGCTAAAATCGTCTTTGGCATGAATTCCTACGGAGAACTTTGTGGTATTCATTTGGGAGGAATCACTTTGACGAGCTCTGACGTTTTACTGAGAACGGCATCCAAAGCTGCTAAACGTGCTAGAACGATTGTCCAAAAAATTAAGGATAACATTCAAGAAGACGCTGATAAACGTAAAAAGAATGAGCCAATCGGATTCAGTGAATGCATACGGCATAGTGAAATAACAGCGTTAGTGCAAGATAGGCTTTATATTCGTCTAAAGAGATTCAAATTAGACAAAAATGATCAGAATAGCGAAACGGAAGTAATGGAACAAAGTTCTCAAGATGAGGATAAAAGTGACGAGGATGTTGTAAAAAAATCTGAAGCCGAACAGGAGGACGAACAGATGGAAGACGAAACAATAGTATCTCTGCCCAATAACTCCGTTGTTTTGTTGCCTAAGGCATCAGATGCAAGTAACCAGTGGATTCCAGAAGATGAGATGGGGACTGAAGAAAATGCGAGAAAATCCattaaaaaacagaataaaaagaagaaaaagaaaaggtcAAAGGAAGCCATTGCTCGCATGAATGACATTGAAGGCTCAAGCAGCAGCGAAGATGAAACGTGTATGCTTACTTCAGATGATATCAATCGATAA